One window of the Archangium primigenium genome contains the following:
- a CDS encoding PPC domain-containing protein, translating to MPARRHDARVLGLLWMLLMGCGEALGPSAEPLESGAHQAGVVTLPGAELLDGVPVTVSGDASSLTYFQVRVPAGLTEVSFALTGGTGNAHLAIRRGEIPTSTVYDCSSRGFSNEERCNVPSPVADTWSVRVEGSSAYANAKLVVYFNQPLPLFPNTVVSATTNKPTMYFVDVPAAKGRLQFQVTGNSLVKARFGARPTETLHDCVGAACDIFKPRSGRYYVLLSNQVSGNQLMASVTGTVKPTVTLSSGQTVTGISASRDDLLYYTLNVPTGQARLAVETSSVVRALSVQPSDPYPGSAAVDCLATAPTSGGASCTIDNPKAGTWYVVLRATNVFSGLNLTARVVASTGSGTVTVLQNHQQVTGLSGGTMEDRYYSLSVPAGMPFLNVRTTQQTGLAEVFVQQGVSPKRGEGTSCGSGCTFPSPAPGTWFILVRGYTTFSGLSFSAGVPSVSALWKDTSLQYSSERLYYVVDVPEGQTEATFTLASEHNNWAMVKYGAWSTHFSDGCRSPCTLYRPQAGRYYVTVYYTSGIVFGSLTAGYGGGPVAALTDGVPEAFTSGVPREFRYWRLDVPAGQTHLRVDHAFPRATQTQLYVRYGEAPATFQFTCKATAWTYNDAPPGQSCLIEQPQEGAWYVLVASASAFDGIVRATTSSTLPGLTPGLEEPPFGGAPGGERVWTVEVPPGLSDFRVMLTGGTGNADLYVKHGEAPGTTYDCASMHPNNEEDCEFAHPLPGTWYVAVRGTESFANARLLTTLATTPGEGVRTLGNGENVVALKGSLGSVQYFQVEVPPGKNRLMVGLSGGRGNANLAIRQGARPTLSEADCRSQSSTNLEICVIENPTPGTWLIRVEGETDFKDGVLTARHGVAQEVIPLTLGTPVPNIYLGPNETQVFSVTIPSSSDMMRVDVQAGVNAPTDVRFADVGVNSHLSCTTSGPFTLCPHPFVLGGPKGQRLVSVRSRTPASASWGTQVTVVAGITSWNADTTHPSLMNGVAVAELTGDQGFRIQVPTGARKLTFSTRGPTETASDPGRVALYVQNLKPASSTKYVCSSTGPGISQGCTYTDPPAGTWYLATSWTSGAYDVKVTFE from the coding sequence GCGGGGCTGACGGAGGTCTCCTTCGCGCTGACGGGCGGAACCGGCAATGCGCACCTGGCCATCCGGCGCGGCGAGATTCCCACCTCCACTGTCTACGATTGCAGTTCCCGCGGCTTTTCCAACGAGGAACGGTGCAACGTCCCATCACCGGTCGCCGACACCTGGAGCGTGAGGGTCGAGGGATCCTCGGCGTATGCGAACGCGAAGCTGGTGGTCTATTTCAACCAGCCCCTGCCGCTGTTCCCCAACACCGTGGTGTCCGCGACGACCAACAAGCCGACGATGTACTTCGTCGATGTCCCGGCGGCCAAGGGCAGGCTTCAGTTCCAGGTGACAGGCAACAGCCTGGTGAAGGCCCGGTTCGGGGCCCGCCCCACCGAGACGCTCCACGACTGCGTCGGGGCGGCGTGTGACATCTTCAAGCCCAGATCCGGTCGCTACTACGTCCTGTTGTCGAATCAGGTCTCGGGCAATCAGTTGATGGCCTCGGTGACGGGGACCGTGAAACCCACCGTGACGCTTTCGTCAGGGCAGACGGTGACGGGCATCAGCGCCTCTCGGGATGATCTGCTCTATTACACCCTCAACGTCCCGACGGGTCAGGCCCGGCTCGCGGTGGAGACCTCGAGCGTCGTGAGAGCGTTGTCCGTGCAGCCCTCGGATCCGTACCCTGGCAGCGCGGCGGTGGATTGTCTCGCCACCGCGCCGACGAGCGGCGGCGCCTCCTGCACGATCGACAATCCCAAGGCGGGCACCTGGTACGTGGTGCTCCGGGCGACGAATGTCTTCTCGGGGTTGAACCTGACGGCCCGCGTGGTGGCCAGCACGGGCAGCGGAACGGTGACGGTGCTGCAGAACCACCAGCAGGTGACGGGCCTCTCCGGCGGGACGATGGAAGACCGATACTATTCCTTGAGCGTTCCCGCGGGCATGCCCTTCCTGAATGTCCGGACGACACAACAGACGGGCCTCGCCGAGGTGTTCGTCCAGCAGGGTGTGTCACCCAAGCGAGGGGAGGGCACCTCGTGTGGGTCGGGTTGCACGTTCCCGTCTCCGGCACCGGGCACCTGGTTCATCCTGGTGCGTGGCTACACGACCTTCTCCGGGCTGAGCTTCTCCGCGGGCGTTCCCTCCGTGTCTGCGTTGTGGAAGGACACGTCACTGCAATACAGCTCCGAGCGGCTGTACTACGTCGTCGATGTCCCGGAGGGACAGACGGAGGCCACCTTCACGCTCGCGTCCGAGCACAACAACTGGGCCATGGTGAAGTACGGGGCCTGGTCGACCCACTTCAGCGACGGTTGCAGATCTCCCTGCACGCTGTACCGCCCCCAGGCCGGGCGCTACTACGTCACGGTGTATTACACGTCGGGGATTGTCTTTGGCTCCCTGACCGCGGGGTATGGGGGAGGGCCCGTCGCCGCCCTGACGGATGGCGTTCCCGAGGCCTTCACCTCGGGCGTTCCGCGGGAGTTCCGGTACTGGCGGCTCGACGTGCCGGCGGGCCAGACACACTTGCGCGTGGACCATGCCTTCCCGCGCGCCACCCAGACGCAGCTTTACGTCCGTTACGGAGAGGCCCCCGCGACGTTCCAGTTCACCTGCAAGGCCACGGCATGGACCTACAACGACGCTCCACCCGGACAGTCCTGTCTCATCGAGCAGCCCCAAGAGGGGGCGTGGTACGTGCTGGTGGCCAGTGCGTCCGCGTTCGACGGCATCGTCCGGGCGACGACCAGCTCCACCCTTCCAGGTCTGACGCCGGGTCTGGAGGAACCACCGTTTGGTGGAGCGCCGGGCGGTGAGCGGGTGTGGACGGTCGAGGTTCCGCCGGGCCTCAGCGACTTCCGGGTGATGCTCACGGGCGGCACGGGAAACGCGGACCTGTATGTGAAACACGGCGAGGCCCCGGGGACGACCTATGACTGTGCCTCCATGCATCCCAACAACGAGGAGGATTGCGAGTTCGCCCATCCGCTGCCGGGGACCTGGTACGTCGCGGTCCGGGGGACGGAAAGCTTCGCGAATGCCCGTCTGCTCACGACCCTGGCGACGACGCCGGGGGAGGGCGTGAGGACGCTGGGCAACGGAGAGAACGTGGTGGCCCTCAAGGGAAGCCTGGGCTCCGTCCAGTACTTCCAGGTGGAGGTGCCGCCGGGCAAGAACCGGCTGATGGTGGGGCTGTCGGGAGGTCGTGGCAATGCGAACCTCGCGATCCGTCAGGGGGCCCGTCCGACGCTGTCCGAGGCGGATTGCCGGAGCCAGTCCTCCACCAACCTGGAGATCTGTGTCATCGAGAACCCGACCCCCGGAACGTGGCTCATCCGGGTCGAGGGCGAGACGGACTTCAAGGACGGGGTGCTGACCGCGCGCCACGGTGTCGCCCAGGAAGTCATTCCCCTGACGCTCGGCACGCCCGTGCCCAACATCTACCTCGGTCCCAACGAGACGCAGGTCTTCTCCGTCACCATCCCCTCGAGCAGCGACATGATGCGGGTGGATGTGCAGGCGGGGGTGAACGCGCCCACCGATGTGCGCTTCGCGGACGTGGGCGTCAACAGCCACCTCTCCTGCACGACGTCTGGCCCCTTCACGCTCTGTCCGCATCCCTTCGTCCTGGGCGGCCCCAAGGGGCAGCGGCTCGTGTCGGTCAGGTCTCGCACGCCCGCGTCCGCCTCCTGGGGAACGCAGGTCACCGTCGTCGCGGGCATCACCTCGTGGAACGCGGACACGACCCATCCCTCGTTGATGAATGGCGTGGCCGTGGCGGAGTTGACCGGCGATCAGGGGTTCCGGATTCAAGTGCCCACCGGCGCGCGCAAGCTGACGTTCTCCACGCGGGGTCCCACGGAGACGGCGAGCGACCCGGGGCGGGTCGCGCTGTACGTCCAGAACCTCAAGCCCGCGTCGAGCACGAAGTACGTCTGTTCATCGACGGGTCCGGGCATCTCGCAGGGCTGTACCTATACCGACCCGCCCGCTGGCACCTGGTACCTCGCGACCTCGTGGACCAGCGGCGCCTACGACGTGAAGGTCACGTTCGAGTAG
- a CDS encoding DUF1801 domain-containing protein — protein sequence MTESKAKPKARSTSAARKTTRKTATPSRPLKRPAPTTAKKASTGQASGDAASQRIDQRIRELGGWRGETLARMRALIQEAVPEVLEEVKWRGTPVWSLDGILCTGESYTKAVKLTFAQGAKLPDPSGLFNSSLEGNTRRAIDLPEGAKVNARAFKALVKAAVALNAASKKKARPTASKARPVKLLSGGNPQIAKGDGDAPVQAYLAAMPGWKRDVGQRLDALIVRSVPHVRKAVKWNSPLYGTEGGWFLGLHVFARYIKVSFFRGASLRPVPPGPSKDPNTRYLDLHEDDAFDEKQVAAWVKQAAALPGAKL from the coding sequence ATGACCGAGAGCAAGGCGAAGCCCAAGGCCAGGAGCACGTCGGCCGCCCGGAAGACCACGCGGAAGACCGCCACCCCGAGCCGACCCCTGAAGCGCCCCGCGCCCACCACGGCGAAGAAGGCGAGCACGGGGCAAGCCTCCGGAGACGCCGCGTCCCAGCGCATCGACCAGCGCATCCGAGAGCTGGGCGGATGGCGCGGCGAGACCCTGGCCCGCATGCGCGCGCTCATCCAGGAGGCCGTGCCCGAGGTGCTCGAGGAAGTGAAGTGGAGGGGTACCCCGGTCTGGTCCCTTGACGGCATCCTCTGCACCGGCGAGTCGTACACGAAGGCCGTGAAGCTCACGTTCGCCCAGGGCGCCAAGCTCCCGGACCCCTCGGGCCTCTTCAACTCCAGCCTGGAGGGCAACACGCGCCGGGCCATCGACCTCCCCGAGGGCGCCAAGGTCAACGCGCGCGCGTTCAAGGCGCTCGTGAAGGCCGCGGTGGCCCTGAATGCCGCCTCGAAGAAGAAGGCCAGGCCCACGGCGAGCAAGGCCCGGCCGGTGAAGCTCCTGTCGGGTGGCAATCCGCAAATCGCCAAGGGGGATGGCGACGCCCCGGTGCAGGCGTACCTCGCCGCGATGCCGGGCTGGAAGCGTGACGTCGGGCAGAGGCTCGACGCGCTCATCGTGCGGAGCGTGCCCCACGTGCGCAAGGCGGTGAAGTGGAACTCGCCCTTGTACGGCACGGAAGGTGGCTGGTTCCTGGGGCTCCACGTCTTCGCCCGCTACATCAAGGTGAGCTTCTTCCGAGGCGCGTCCCTGCGACCGGTTCCCCCCGGCCCCAGCAAGGATCCGAACACGCGCTACCTCGACCTCCACGAAGACGATGCGTTCGACGAGAAGCAGGTGGCGGCCTGGGTGAAACAGGCCGCCGCATTGCCCGGCGCGAAGCTGTGA
- a CDS encoding SNF2-related protein yields MAEVREFRELRVVADAAAVIASAEDAPSEESGRQALTPFHERLLAEELTIKSSDSRERLAGALAEARVDLNPHQLEAACFAMDSLSRGGCMLADEVGLGKTIEAGMVIAQLMAEGKTRILILAPAVLRAQWNSELREKFDLESVMVDGRTVRATGNCFDQPYPVICSHPFAANKAALVSEIPWDVVIIDEAHRLRNAYKAGHKTGQALRASLQGRPKLLLTATPLQNDLMELFGLVTLLDEQILGPEHAFRSRYRLEGETGGLPGDAASELKERLAPVVQRTLRRQVREYVRYTNRRSIVEDFAPSPEEHDLYEKVSEYLRRSEVAAIEPGKKTLLTLCYRKLLASSTYAIAPTLRRLSENLTKRLEAARLGQRALGFFEPEEARQFAEDGEDWQDGSSSSADKPVSLRTLENEMWELKQYADLADSIKVNAKGEALTRALDRTFKVMKGQGWPEKALIFTESKRTQQYLCTLLSQNGYEGKISLLSGDSGGGPEERRALVYEFRDKTQILICTEAGAEGLNLQFCNLVVNYDLPWNPQRVEQRIGRCHRYGQQRDVLVINFLNRRNAADARLYELLEKKLSLFDGVFGASDEILGALESGVDFERRIFDIYQSCRHPNDINAAFDKLRSDMEGRISERMTEARSVLMERFDGDVRRRLRIAGAMTKEALEKRQQGARALTGSVLGSNASGRLQVAKAAYAVRDRTHDAINYLRLNAAGLPAKMARLAGQEGWWFVYKCETTGLKAEERMLHLVLLLERDGKGFRALPLADGEHFMKLVGEEEARLRPPPVSVSLMQEQALMAAKDEVLRAAERRNALELDVARERADRYAEDCLLESREAVERARAHWQEARREVGSYEDPSERMKARAHAERMEREYRKKLASLRNEEEKRYAAKDRQISDLITKSKVTEKRSLIASAYFWLV; encoded by the coding sequence TTGGCGGAGGTGAGGGAGTTCAGGGAGCTGCGGGTGGTGGCGGACGCGGCGGCGGTGATCGCCTCGGCGGAGGACGCCCCCAGCGAGGAGTCCGGTCGGCAGGCGTTGACGCCCTTCCACGAGCGGCTGCTCGCGGAGGAGCTCACCATCAAGAGTTCGGACTCGCGCGAGCGGCTGGCCGGGGCGCTCGCCGAGGCGCGCGTGGACCTGAACCCGCACCAGCTCGAGGCGGCGTGCTTCGCCATGGACTCGCTGTCGCGCGGCGGCTGCATGCTCGCGGACGAGGTGGGCCTGGGCAAGACGATCGAGGCGGGCATGGTCATCGCCCAGCTCATGGCCGAGGGCAAGACGCGCATCCTCATCCTCGCCCCGGCGGTGCTGCGCGCGCAGTGGAACAGCGAGCTGCGCGAGAAGTTCGACCTGGAGTCCGTCATGGTCGACGGCCGCACCGTGCGCGCCACGGGCAACTGCTTCGATCAGCCCTACCCCGTCATCTGCTCGCACCCCTTCGCCGCCAACAAGGCCGCGCTGGTGTCGGAGATTCCCTGGGACGTGGTCATCATCGACGAGGCCCACCGCCTCCGCAACGCCTACAAGGCGGGCCACAAGACGGGCCAGGCCCTGCGCGCCTCGCTCCAGGGTCGCCCCAAGCTGCTGCTCACCGCCACGCCCCTGCAGAATGACTTGATGGAGCTGTTCGGCCTGGTGACGCTGCTGGACGAGCAGATCCTCGGCCCCGAGCACGCCTTTCGCAGCCGCTACCGCCTGGAGGGCGAGACCGGGGGCCTGCCCGGGGACGCCGCCAGTGAGCTCAAGGAGCGGCTCGCCCCCGTGGTCCAGCGCACCCTGCGCCGCCAGGTGCGCGAGTACGTGCGCTACACCAACCGCCGCTCCATCGTGGAGGACTTCGCGCCCTCGCCCGAGGAGCACGACCTCTACGAGAAGGTGAGCGAGTACCTGCGCCGCTCCGAGGTCGCCGCGATCGAGCCGGGCAAGAAGACCCTGCTCACGCTGTGCTACCGCAAGCTCCTGGCCTCGAGCACCTACGCCATCGCCCCCACCTTGCGCCGGCTGAGCGAGAACCTCACCAAGCGCCTGGAGGCCGCGCGCCTGGGCCAGCGCGCCCTGGGCTTCTTCGAGCCCGAGGAGGCCCGTCAGTTCGCCGAGGACGGCGAGGACTGGCAGGACGGCTCCTCCTCCTCCGCCGACAAGCCCGTGAGCCTCCGCACGCTCGAGAACGAGATGTGGGAGCTCAAGCAGTACGCGGACCTGGCCGACTCCATCAAGGTGAACGCCAAGGGCGAGGCCCTCACGCGCGCGCTGGATCGCACCTTCAAGGTGATGAAGGGCCAGGGCTGGCCGGAGAAGGCCCTCATCTTCACCGAGTCCAAGCGCACCCAGCAGTACCTGTGCACGCTGCTGTCCCAGAACGGCTACGAGGGGAAGATCTCCCTGCTCTCGGGAGACTCGGGCGGCGGCCCCGAGGAGCGCCGGGCGCTCGTGTACGAGTTCCGCGACAAGACGCAGATCCTCATCTGCACCGAGGCGGGCGCCGAGGGCCTCAACCTCCAGTTCTGCAACCTGGTGGTGAACTACGACCTGCCCTGGAACCCGCAGCGCGTGGAGCAGCGCATCGGCCGCTGCCACCGCTACGGCCAGCAGCGCGACGTGCTCGTCATCAACTTCCTCAACCGCCGCAACGCCGCGGACGCGCGCCTGTACGAGCTCCTGGAGAAGAAGCTCAGCCTGTTCGACGGCGTGTTCGGCGCGTCGGACGAGATCCTCGGCGCGCTGGAGAGCGGCGTGGACTTCGAGCGGCGCATCTTCGACATCTACCAGTCCTGCCGCCACCCCAACGACATCAACGCCGCCTTCGACAAGCTGCGCTCGGACATGGAGGGCCGCATCAGCGAGCGCATGACCGAGGCGCGCTCGGTGCTCATGGAGCGCTTCGACGGCGACGTGCGCCGACGGCTGCGCATCGCGGGCGCGATGACCAAGGAGGCGCTGGAGAAGCGCCAGCAGGGCGCGCGGGCGCTCACGGGCTCGGTGCTCGGCAGCAACGCCTCGGGCCGGCTCCAGGTGGCCAAGGCCGCCTACGCCGTGCGCGACCGCACCCACGACGCCATCAACTACCTGCGCCTGAACGCCGCGGGCCTGCCGGCGAAGATGGCCCGGCTCGCCGGCCAGGAGGGCTGGTGGTTCGTCTACAAGTGCGAGACGACGGGCCTCAAGGCCGAGGAGCGCATGCTGCACCTGGTGCTGCTGCTCGAGCGGGACGGCAAGGGCTTTCGCGCCCTGCCCCTGGCGGACGGCGAGCACTTCATGAAGCTCGTGGGCGAGGAGGAGGCCCGCCTGCGTCCGCCCCCGGTGTCCGTGTCGCTCATGCAGGAGCAGGCCCTCATGGCCGCCAAGGACGAGGTGCTGCGCGCCGCCGAGCGCCGCAACGCCCTGGAGCTGGACGTGGCGCGCGAGCGCGCGGACCGCTACGCCGAGGACTGTCTGCTGGAGTCGCGCGAGGCCGTGGAGCGGGCGCGCGCGCACTGGCAGGAGGCGCGCCGTGAGGTGGGCTCGTACGAGGACCCGTCCGAGCGCATGAAGGCCCGGGCCCACGCCGAGCGCATGGAGCGCGAGTACCGCAAGAAGCTGGCCTCGCTGCGCAACGAGGAGGAGAAGCGCTACGCGGCCAAGGATCGGCAGATCTCCGACCTCATCACCAAGTCCAAGGTCACCGAGAAGCGCTCGCTCATCGCCTCCGCGTACTTCTGGCTCGTCTAG
- a CDS encoding DUF58 domain-containing protein — protein MTSGRPVPSGLAVALVALALVPAALAVAGPAFLGLALALDVAVLALCVADFLAAPRAAHVAVRREVEPVLSSGLANPVRLVLELRGPKALRGLVRDEVPPGVDARGHQQAFALSPQASEATCAYTLTPSARGDLRLGDVHLRLMGPLGLCARQVRVAAAQEVKVYPDLTGLTREALALTLASDAPAERTLRRAAEGREFESLREYRAGDDLRSVDWKATARRGRTTVRVYQPERNQPVLLLLDCGRHMAGRVEGRRKLDHAVDAALRLAKVSLDAGDQVGVLAFARDVRAFLPPRKGGEHLRLLTAALYRAEAALEESDYGRAYDFAFARSSRRSLVVLFTDLVDPDASGTLLSRTLALRPRHLPVVASLLDEDLQRAATHVPPTLSDAYARQAAVRLEEDYQRTTLTLRDAGALVVRAPARGFGAAAVNTYLHVKTRGLL, from the coding sequence GTGACGTCCGGCCGGCCCGTCCCCTCGGGACTCGCCGTGGCGCTCGTGGCGCTCGCGCTCGTGCCCGCGGCGCTCGCCGTGGCGGGCCCCGCCTTCCTCGGGCTCGCGCTCGCCCTGGACGTGGCCGTGCTCGCGCTGTGCGTGGCGGACTTCCTCGCCGCGCCGCGCGCCGCGCACGTGGCGGTCCGGCGCGAGGTGGAGCCCGTGCTGTCCTCGGGCCTCGCCAACCCGGTGCGCCTGGTGCTGGAGCTGCGCGGCCCCAAGGCCCTGCGCGGCCTGGTCCGGGACGAGGTGCCGCCGGGCGTGGACGCGCGGGGCCACCAGCAGGCCTTCGCCCTCTCGCCCCAGGCCTCCGAGGCCACGTGCGCCTATACGCTCACGCCCTCGGCGCGGGGCGACCTGCGCCTGGGCGACGTGCACCTGCGCCTCATGGGGCCCCTGGGCCTGTGCGCGCGGCAGGTGCGCGTGGCCGCCGCCCAGGAGGTGAAGGTGTACCCGGACCTCACCGGGCTCACGCGCGAGGCGCTCGCGCTCACCCTCGCGTCGGACGCGCCCGCCGAGCGCACCCTGCGCCGCGCCGCCGAGGGCCGGGAGTTCGAGTCCCTGCGCGAGTACCGCGCGGGGGATGATCTGCGCTCGGTGGACTGGAAGGCCACGGCCCGGCGCGGCCGCACCACCGTGCGGGTGTACCAGCCCGAGCGCAACCAACCCGTGCTCCTGCTGCTCGACTGCGGGCGCCACATGGCGGGCCGGGTGGAGGGCCGCCGCAAGCTGGATCACGCCGTGGACGCGGCCCTGCGCCTGGCCAAGGTGAGCCTGGACGCGGGGGACCAGGTGGGCGTGCTCGCCTTCGCCCGGGACGTGCGCGCCTTCCTCCCGCCGCGCAAGGGCGGCGAGCACCTGCGCCTGCTCACCGCCGCCCTCTACCGCGCCGAGGCCGCGCTCGAGGAGAGCGACTACGGGCGCGCCTACGACTTCGCCTTCGCGCGCTCCTCGCGCCGCTCGCTGGTGGTGCTCTTCACGGACCTGGTGGACCCCGACGCCTCGGGCACCCTGCTCTCGCGCACCCTGGCCCTGCGCCCCCGCCACCTGCCCGTGGTGGCCTCGCTCCTGGACGAGGATCTCCAGCGCGCCGCCACCCACGTGCCCCCCACCCTGTCGGACGCCTACGCGCGCCAGGCCGCGGTGCGCCTGGAGGAAGACTACCAGCGCACCACCCTCACGCTCCGGGACGCGGGCGCACTCGTGGTACGCGCTCCCGCGCGGGGTTTTGGCGCCGCGGCCGTCAATACCTATCTGCATGTAAAAACGCGCGGCCTGCTGTAG
- a CDS encoding AAA family ATPase, translating to MTTPPSSPASPALERLLGALGATVLGQSHVVADLVTAFLARGHVLLEGVPGVAKTLTARGMASALGLDFTRVQFTPDLMPSDILGTHVFRPQEGAFHLVKGPIFTEVLVADEINRTPPKTQAALLEAMEERQVTLDGTTHPLPAHFFVVATQNPLELEGTYPLPEAQLDRFLMRVRVGYPAPEAELDMVRAFHQRQGRAARVERVLDTATLLQLQERAASVACDESVLAYTVRLIRETRANPRVRLGASPRSAQALLAAAKARATLHGSDFVTPDDVKAVCPSVLNHRLLLKAEAEVEGLTADDVLRQTLERVQVPR from the coding sequence TTGACGACCCCGCCGTCCTCCCCGGCCTCCCCCGCCCTGGAGCGACTGCTGGGGGCCCTGGGCGCCACGGTGCTCGGCCAGTCCCACGTGGTGGCGGACCTCGTCACCGCGTTCCTCGCCCGGGGCCACGTCCTGCTGGAGGGCGTGCCCGGCGTGGCCAAGACGCTCACCGCGCGGGGCATGGCCTCGGCGTTGGGCCTGGACTTCACCCGCGTGCAGTTCACCCCGGACCTGATGCCGAGCGACATCCTCGGCACCCACGTCTTCCGACCCCAGGAGGGCGCCTTCCACCTGGTCAAGGGCCCCATCTTCACCGAGGTCCTGGTGGCCGATGAGATCAACCGCACGCCGCCCAAGACCCAGGCCGCGCTCTTGGAGGCCATGGAGGAGCGGCAGGTGACACTCGATGGCACCACGCACCCCCTGCCCGCGCACTTCTTCGTGGTGGCCACGCAGAACCCGCTGGAGCTCGAGGGCACCTATCCCCTGCCCGAGGCCCAGCTCGACCGCTTCCTCATGCGCGTGCGCGTGGGCTACCCCGCGCCCGAGGCCGAGCTGGACATGGTGCGCGCCTTCCACCAGCGCCAGGGCCGCGCCGCCCGGGTGGAGCGCGTGCTCGACACGGCCACGCTGCTGCAACTCCAGGAGCGCGCGGCGAGCGTGGCCTGTGACGAGTCCGTGCTCGCCTACACGGTGCGGCTCATCCGCGAGACGCGCGCCAACCCCCGCGTGCGCCTGGGCGCCTCGCCGCGCTCGGCCCAGGCCCTGCTCGCGGCGGCCAAGGCCCGCGCCACCCTGCACGGCAGCGACTTCGTCACCCCGGACGACGTGAAGGCCGTGTGCCCGAGCGTGCTCAACCACCGCCTGCTGCTCAAGGCCGAGGCCGAGGTGGAGGGCCTCACCGCGGACGACGTGCTGCGCCAGACGTTGGAGCGCGTCCAGGTTCCCCGGTGA